Proteins from one Chitinophagaceae bacterium genomic window:
- a CDS encoding DUF3822 family protein: protein MKTTEISYQRLHKFRDTRFDEDEISHYSLLLEIGNKDFEFCVIDTRDDKCVLVEEYLLHNVKTIHNRLLLLKSLFKYHNILAARFWKNIKISIKTHKYTLVPLDIFTAEKCSDYLSLNCDVTSYETVAHYIHKDIGVVNIFTIDTPLYEWLHYFYNKKDIVIIQQGSSFIEGVLEYGKQKSILGTTLYCLMDRSILHLCVCDSQKNLWYYNQFYIKTYEEFLQYVLLVFSELKMNKSSTYTISWGNIDYRKITQMMQQYITNVEMGSHLNFLSFSYEFDEMLDHKYFDLFSIHKISNTNTSV from the coding sequence TTGAAAACAACAGAAATTTCATACCAACGGCTTCATAAATTTAGAGATACTCGGTTTGATGAAGATGAAATCAGTCATTACTCTCTTCTATTAGAAATAGGTAATAAGGACTTTGAATTTTGTGTTATTGATACCAGAGATGATAAGTGTGTTTTAGTAGAAGAATATTTACTTCATAATGTGAAAACAATTCATAACCGGCTTTTACTATTAAAGAGTTTATTCAAATACCACAATATACTCGCAGCTCGTTTTTGGAAAAACATTAAAATATCTATTAAAACCCATAAATATACCCTTGTTCCATTAGATATTTTTACTGCAGAAAAATGCTCTGATTATCTTTCTCTCAACTGTGATGTAACTTCTTATGAAACCGTTGCTCATTATATTCATAAAGATATAGGGGTAGTAAATATCTTTACTATAGACACACCTCTTTATGAATGGTTACATTATTTTTATAATAAAAAAGATATTGTTATCATCCAACAAGGCAGCTCTTTTATAGAAGGAGTATTAGAATATGGTAAGCAAAAATCTATTCTAGGAACAACGTTATATTGCCTTATGGATAGAAGTATATTACATCTCTGTGTTTGCGATTCTCAGAAAAATTTATGGTATTATAATCAATTTTACATAAAAACCTACGAAGAGTTTTTGCAGTATGTATTACTTGTTTTTTCAGAATTAAAAATGAATAAAAGTTCTACCTATACTATATCATGGGGAAATATTGATTACAGAAAAATCACCCAAATGATGCAACAATATATTACAAACGTAGAAATGGGTTCTCATCTCAATTTTTTATCTTTTAGTTATGAGTTTGATGAAATGTTAGATCATAAATACTTTGACCTCTTTAGTATTCATAAAATTTCAAATACCAATACATCTGTATGA
- the coaD gene encoding pantetheine-phosphate adenylyltransferase: MKIAIFPGFFDPFTLGHYDIVMRSSHLFDNIIIAIGSNSRKTRYFDANMILLKIEETFKDNPKVSVKIYNELTTDFAKKNNATFIIRGIRNSNDFEYEKNISEINHALNANIETVFLLGSSQYSFIRSTIIREIHYHKGNIKPFLPYSL, translated from the coding sequence ATGAAAATAGCAATATTCCCTGGTTTTTTTGACCCTTTTACCTTAGGCCATTATGATATAGTGATGCGGAGTTCCCATTTGTTCGATAATATTATTATTGCCATAGGGAGTAATAGTCGGAAAACGAGATATTTTGATGCAAATATGATACTGCTGAAAATAGAAGAAACATTTAAAGATAACCCTAAAGTTTCTGTAAAAATTTATAATGAACTCACCACTGATTTTGCAAAAAAAAATAACGCTACCTTTATTATTAGAGGGATAAGGAATAGTAATGATTTTGAGTATGAAAAAAATATCTCTGAAATAAACCATGCTCTTAATGCCAATATAGAAACAGTTTTTTTATTAGGTTCATCCCAATATTCTTTTATAAGAAGCACTATTATTAGAGAGATACATTACCATAAAGGAAACATTAAACCTTTTTTACCGTATTCTTTGTAA
- a CDS encoding amino acid carrier protein, with translation MQEVNDFLTIIDSYIGGSSWFAFLLLGTGLFFTFYLKFPQIRFFGHAIKTTMGKYDLKGAKGDATHFQALSTALSGTVGTGNIAGVAFAIHLGGPPALFWMLMTAAIGMTTKFVEVTISHKYREITSDGTIAGGAMYYMKNAHFLLFGKKINMTIIGIIFAIATVLSSFGTGSLPQINSIANSLLTTFGLEKWITGLVLAFILALIIIGGIKRIVTVSEKLVPAMAIIYFLGALGVIFYNIENIIPSFISIFSDLFTGTAATGGFVGATISIAFNKGVARGLFSNESGQGSAPIAHSAARSTEPLSEGMVAILEPFIDTIIICFLTGLVVLSSGVWKEKYDNIFQYSDMIVLADSYTENPENTKKIMEHITQKKLLPTFTGNLLVRNGKIQNAITVIHSRSVAEDILIYKGTEIYTGEEIFIENGLVKNYPLGLEIRGKSLLHSAPLTTEAFKKSYFGEFGKYVISIGLLLFAFSTAVSWSYYGDRAINFLFGKKYIFPYHCVYVIGFFLASITDTTIIWTFSGITIALMTIPNLIGILWLRKEMPQAMKSYQDFFKKSFPDKKHPRFY, from the coding sequence ATGCAAGAAGTCAATGATTTTTTAACAATAATAGATAGTTACATTGGAGGTTCATCTTGGTTCGCATTTTTATTATTGGGAACGGGACTTTTTTTTACCTTTTATTTGAAATTTCCACAAATACGTTTTTTTGGTCATGCCATAAAAACTACTATGGGAAAATATGATTTGAAGGGAGCAAAAGGAGATGCTACTCATTTTCAGGCATTAAGCACCGCATTATCGGGAACTGTGGGAACAGGTAATATTGCAGGAGTTGCATTTGCTATACATTTAGGAGGACCTCCCGCTTTATTTTGGATGCTTATGACAGCAGCAATAGGTATGACTACAAAATTTGTAGAAGTAACTATTTCCCATAAATACAGAGAAATTACATCAGATGGAACCATTGCGGGTGGTGCTATGTATTATATGAAGAACGCACATTTTTTACTGTTTGGTAAAAAAATAAATATGACCATTATTGGGATTATTTTTGCAATAGCCACTGTTCTCTCTTCCTTTGGAACAGGTAGTTTACCACAAATAAACAGCATAGCCAATTCTTTACTCACCACTTTTGGATTAGAAAAATGGATAACCGGATTAGTACTTGCCTTTATACTTGCTCTCATTATAATAGGCGGTATAAAAAGAATAGTAACCGTATCTGAAAAATTAGTTCCTGCAATGGCTATTATTTATTTTTTAGGAGCATTGGGAGTTATATTTTATAATATAGAAAATATAATTCCCTCTTTCATATCTATATTTTCGGATTTATTTACGGGAACAGCAGCTACGGGAGGATTTGTAGGTGCAACTATATCGATAGCATTTAATAAGGGGGTAGCAAGAGGTTTATTTTCTAATGAATCGGGACAAGGTTCTGCTCCTATAGCACACTCTGCTGCGAGATCTACAGAACCCTTATCAGAAGGTATGGTAGCAATATTAGAACCATTTATAGATACTATTATTATTTGTTTTCTCACGGGATTGGTTGTTCTTTCCAGTGGTGTTTGGAAAGAAAAATACGATAATATATTTCAATACTCTGATATGATTGTGCTTGCGGATTCTTACACAGAGAATCCCGAAAATACAAAAAAAATAATGGAACATATTACACAAAAAAAATTACTTCCTACTTTTACAGGTAATCTTCTTGTGCGTAATGGAAAGATTCAAAATGCGATCACTGTAATACATTCTCGTTCTGTTGCGGAAGATATTCTTATCTACAAAGGAACAGAAATATATACGGGAGAGGAAATATTTATAGAGAATGGGCTCGTGAAAAATTATCCTCTTGGATTAGAAATACGAGGAAAATCACTCCTTCACAGCGCACCGCTCACTACGGAAGCTTTTAAGAAAAGTTATTTTGGAGAATTTGGAAAATATGTTATATCCATAGGACTTTTATTATTTGCTTTCAGCACTGCTGTTTCTTGGTCTTATTATGGTGATAGAGCCATAAATTTTTTATTTGGAAAAAAATATATATTCCCATACCACTGTGTTTATGTAATAGGGTTCTTTTTGGCATCTATTACAGATACTACTATTATATGGACTTTTTCAGGTATTACAATAGCTTTGATGACCATTCCGAATCTTATAGGTATTTTATGGCTTAGAAAAGAAATGCCTCAAGCCATGAAAAGTTACCAAGATTTTTTTAAAAAATCATTTCCCGATAAAAAACATCCTCGTTTTTATTAA
- the gatB gene encoding Asp-tRNA(Asn)/Glu-tRNA(Gln) amidotransferase subunit GatB — MNTERKEYEPVIGLEVHIQLLTTSKVFSPDFNTFGSTPNANIHPISLGYPGTLPRLNEKTIEYAIKMGIACHCEINNYIFFERKNYFYPDLPKGYQITQDKEPICKNGYITICVNNTTRNIPLFKIHIEEDAGKLIHDQKDTKSLIDYNRAGAPLLEIVTLPAIYSPEEASTFLYEIQKMIRYLEISNGNMEEGSLRCDANISMREKGIKTLGTKVEIKNINSPKFVQKAIQTEIVRQIELIEQKKKIVSETRLYDQKQDTTFSMRTKEESKDYRYFPDPDIPPITLSQNTIDAIRVNMPMLPFQYRDIFKNTYHISDENIDTLTENKECALFTHTMLQENHDAEEVCKWILGPIRNLMKKENKHWKEISVTLLKDLIEMVKKKEISFSTASQHILPDMLRGLSPRKIAIEKQLIENTTTYNLEEIINTLLQNQNEKLQDYKNGKTGLLQFFIGEVMKKTKASIHPQKIHALLLEKLHNNE; from the coding sequence ATGAATACAGAGAGAAAAGAATACGAACCTGTGATAGGATTAGAGGTACATATTCAATTACTCACAACTAGTAAAGTTTTTTCTCCAGATTTTAATACATTTGGAAGCACTCCAAACGCAAATATTCATCCTATTTCTCTAGGGTACCCAGGTACACTACCAAGACTGAATGAAAAAACAATAGAATATGCTATAAAAATGGGTATAGCATGTCACTGTGAGATTAATAATTATATTTTTTTTGAAAGAAAAAACTATTTTTATCCCGATTTACCAAAAGGATACCAAATAACACAAGATAAAGAACCCATCTGCAAAAATGGATATATTACCATTTGTGTTAATAATACAACAAGAAACATACCTCTTTTTAAAATTCATATAGAAGAAGATGCAGGAAAGCTCATCCACGACCAAAAAGACACAAAATCCCTCATTGACTATAATCGTGCAGGAGCTCCTCTTTTAGAAATAGTAACTCTTCCTGCAATTTACTCCCCGGAGGAAGCAAGTACTTTTTTATATGAAATCCAAAAAATGATTCGTTATTTAGAAATTTCTAATGGAAATATGGAAGAAGGTTCCCTCCGATGTGATGCAAACATATCTATGAGAGAAAAAGGAATAAAAACATTAGGAACTAAAGTAGAAATAAAAAATATAAATAGTCCTAAATTCGTTCAAAAAGCAATACAAACAGAGATAGTACGACAAATAGAACTTATAGAGCAAAAAAAAAAAATTGTTTCTGAAACACGCCTTTATGACCAAAAACAAGATACAACATTTTCCATGAGAACTAAAGAAGAATCCAAAGATTATAGATACTTCCCGGATCCGGACATTCCTCCTATCACGCTCTCTCAAAATACCATAGATGCTATACGAGTAAATATGCCCATGCTCCCATTTCAATACAGAGATATTTTTAAAAATACATATCATATATCTGATGAAAACATTGATACTCTTACAGAAAACAAGGAATGTGCTTTATTTACCCATACAATGCTCCAGGAAAATCACGATGCTGAGGAAGTATGCAAATGGATACTCGGTCCTATCAGGAACTTGATGAAAAAAGAAAATAAACATTGGAAAGAAATTTCTGTAACATTATTAAAAGATCTTATAGAAATGGTGAAAAAAAAAGAAATAAGCTTTAGCACCGCCTCACAACATATTCTTCCCGATATGCTACGAGGACTTTCTCCTAGAAAAATAGCAATAGAAAAACAACTAATAGAAAATACCACTACCTATAACTTGGAAGAAATAATAAATACTCTTTTACAAAATCAGAATGAAAAATTGCAAGATTATAAAAATGGAAAAACAGGACTTTTACAGTTTTTTATAGGAGAAGTTATGAAAAAAACAAAAGCATCTATTCATCCTCAAAAAATACATGCTCTTCTTTTAGAAAAACTCCACAATAATGAATAG
- a CDS encoding FAD/NAD(P)-binding oxidoreductase has protein sequence MRHIIIIGNGIAGVTCARHIRKQSNDAITIISSETKYFFSRPALMYVYMGDMKFEHTKPYEDNFWKKNKINLVEGFVHKIDSDTKTVFLKEGASLRYDVLVLASGSVPNFFGWKGQNLEGVQGFYSYRDIQLLEKKTKNITSAVIVGGGLIGIELCEMLLSRNIKVVFLVREKSFWNIVLPPEESEMINKHIQEHHIELRLSTELQEIVSKDGKNLSSIITKENEEIECQLVGITVGVRPNIDFLKTNVPSIKINKGILVDIFLQTNIPDIYAIGDCAEVINPLPNRRAIEAVWYVGKIMGETVAQTICSKPTQYNPGVWFNSAKFLDIEYQTYGSVKPILEAGEDTFWWQHEKKHIGMRFVFSKTTRTIIGVNVMGMRQRHETWNKWIKEEKTIEYVMEHLQEARFDPEFFANNEKYIQKAFASYHKSIK, from the coding sequence ATGAGACATATAATTATCATTGGAAACGGAATAGCAGGGGTCACTTGTGCAAGACATATAAGAAAACAGAGTAATGATGCGATTACTATTATTTCTTCGGAAACAAAATATTTTTTTAGCAGACCTGCTCTTATGTATGTGTATATGGGAGATATGAAGTTTGAACATACTAAACCATACGAAGATAATTTTTGGAAAAAAAATAAAATAAACCTTGTGGAAGGGTTTGTGCACAAAATAGATTCCGATACTAAAACCGTTTTTTTAAAAGAAGGTGCTTCATTACGGTACGATGTTTTGGTACTAGCATCGGGTTCTGTCCCTAATTTTTTTGGATGGAAAGGACAAAATTTAGAAGGAGTTCAAGGATTTTATAGCTATAGGGATATACAATTATTAGAAAAAAAGACGAAAAATATTACATCAGCGGTAATTGTAGGAGGAGGACTCATAGGTATAGAACTCTGCGAAATGTTACTTTCTAGAAATATAAAAGTAGTATTTTTAGTAAGAGAAAAAAGTTTTTGGAATATAGTACTCCCTCCAGAAGAATCAGAAATGATCAACAAACATATACAAGAACATCATATAGAACTACGACTATCTACGGAATTACAAGAAATAGTATCAAAAGATGGAAAAAACCTGAGTTCTATTATTACTAAAGAGAACGAAGAAATAGAATGCCAGTTAGTGGGGATTACTGTAGGTGTAAGACCGAATATAGATTTTTTAAAAACAAACGTACCATCTATAAAAATAAATAAAGGGATTTTGGTAGATATTTTTTTACAGACAAATATTCCTGATATTTATGCTATTGGAGATTGTGCAGAAGTTATAAATCCGCTCCCTAATCGGCGGGCAATAGAAGCTGTTTGGTATGTAGGAAAGATTATGGGAGAAACTGTTGCCCAAACAATATGTTCCAAACCTACACAATATAATCCTGGCGTTTGGTTTAATTCTGCAAAATTTTTAGATATAGAATATCAAACGTATGGTAGTGTAAAACCTATTTTAGAAGCAGGGGAAGATACGTTTTGGTGGCAGCATGAAAAAAAACATATAGGAATGAGATTTGTTTTTTCTAAAACTACCCGAACCATAATAGGTGTGAATGTTATGGGTATGAGACAAAGACATGAAACTTGGAACAAATGGATAAAAGAAGAAAAAACAATAGAGTATGTGATGGAACATTTGCAAGAAGCAAGATTTGACCCCGAGTTCTTTGCAAACAATGAAAAATATATACAGAAAGCATTTGCATCATATCACAAGAGTATCAAATAA